Below is a window of Longimicrobiales bacterium DNA.
ACCATGCCACTCAGCTCGGCGAACTGGGGGTCGGAGCGGAGGTCGGGCTTCCGCGGATAGTCGAATGGAACGTCGAACTCGGCCACCAGCCGGCCGGGCCGAGCCGACATGACTAGGACCCTCGTCGACATGAACACCGCCTCGCCGACCGAATGGGTGATGAAAAGGCCGGCGAAACCTTCGTTCGTGAAGAGCTCCTGGGTTTCCTCGTTCAGGTGCATACGGGTGATCTCGTCGACCGCGCTGAATGGCTCGTCGAAGAGGAAGACGGGTGGCCTGAGGGTCAACGTCCGGGCCAGTGACGCGCGCATTTTCATGCCACCCGACAGCGTTTTCGGATAGTGGTTTTCGAACCCGTTGAGCCCGACCAGATCGATGGCGGCCGTGGCAAGCGCCTGTCGCTCAGCCTTCGCGTAGCCGTGCAGC
It encodes the following:
- a CDS encoding ABC transporter ATP-binding protein, translating into KFDRVSMVYPDGTEATRDVSFSVEPGEFVTIVGPSGCGKSTLLRIASGLLDPTGGSVEVDRQRLGYVFQDATLMPWRTVQGNVELLPELHGYAKAERQALATAAIDLVGLNGFENHYPKTLSGGMKMRASLARTLTLRPPVFLFDEPFSAVDEITRMHLNEETQELFTNEGFAGLFITHSVGEAVFMSTRVLVMSARPGRLVAEFDVPFDYPRKPDLRSDPQFAELSGMVSAALRGAYT